Proteins encoded by one window of Rubrobacter indicoceani:
- the pilO gene encoding type 4a pilus biogenesis protein PilO: MSGRSLVLIGLGILLLLILLGYLLVVGPLLGRLSDRAEERDAKEAQVAQLQAQVQDLERVRDNSGELGQRILELNKRVPSEPEIPTFVVQLQQIAGAAGVTQVRIEPGTPGAPPQGGPYSVVPITMTFEGTYEGLRDFLLRCNDLVRLVTINSVAYEPIIVDAGEEDLATGVEPILNVEIEAEIYFQPEGDGGGAAPISPEATTGATETTTVTEETTVAQ; the protein is encoded by the coding sequence TTGAGCGGCAGGAGCCTTGTTCTGATCGGCCTGGGTATTCTGTTGCTTTTGATTCTTCTCGGTTATCTGCTGGTCGTGGGGCCGCTGCTCGGTCGACTCTCTGACCGGGCGGAGGAGCGGGACGCCAAAGAGGCTCAGGTGGCGCAGCTTCAGGCTCAGGTGCAGGACCTCGAGCGGGTCAGGGACAACTCCGGCGAGCTCGGGCAGCGCATACTGGAGTTGAACAAGCGGGTGCCGAGCGAGCCGGAGATACCGACCTTCGTGGTGCAGTTGCAGCAGATTGCGGGCGCCGCCGGGGTAACGCAGGTTCGGATAGAGCCCGGTACGCCGGGGGCGCCGCCCCAGGGCGGGCCTTACTCCGTTGTACCGATTACAATGACCTTTGAAGGAACCTATGAAGGACTAAGGGACTTTCTGCTCCGCTGCAACGATCTCGTAAGGCTCGTAACGATAAACAGCGTCGCTTACGAGCCGATAATCGTTGATGCGGGGGAGGAGGACCTCGCGACCGGGGTGGAGCCGATACTGAACGTGGAGATAGAGGCCGAGATCTACTTCCAGCCCGAGGGTGACGGCGGGGGTGCTGCCCCGATCTCGCCCGAGGCCACGACCGGCGCGACGGAGACCACGACCGTAACGGAGGAGACGACCGTTGCTCAGTAG
- the efp gene encoding elongation factor P has translation MITTNQFKNGSAIRVDNKRFTIVFFQHVKPGKGSAFVRTKLRNMDTGATIEKTFRAGEKVDSIRTESRQMSYLYRDGDLHYFMDTDTYEQLPIPQDVIGENAGYITANGTVSVLSADGEIVSVEPPSHVDLSVTDTDPGLKGDTATGGSKPATLETGLTVQVPLFVNVGDRIRVDTRSREYLTRV, from the coding sequence ATGATCACGACCAACCAGTTTAAAAACGGCAGCGCGATACGGGTGGACAACAAACGGTTCACCATCGTTTTTTTTCAGCACGTCAAGCCGGGCAAAGGCTCGGCGTTCGTGCGTACCAAGCTCCGCAATATGGACACCGGAGCGACGATAGAGAAGACCTTCAGGGCTGGAGAGAAGGTGGACTCCATCCGCACCGAGTCCCGGCAGATGTCGTACCTCTACCGGGACGGCGATCTACACTACTTTATGGACACCGACACCTACGAGCAGCTCCCCATCCCGCAGGATGTGATCGGGGAGAACGCCGGGTACATAACGGCGAACGGGACGGTGAGCGTCCTCTCCGCCGACGGCGAGATAGTGAGCGTCGAGCCGCCGAGCCACGTTGACCTCTCCGTAACCGACACCGACCCCGGCCTCAAGGGCGACACGGCGACCGGCGGCTCCAAACCCGCCACGCTCGAGACCGGCCTCACCGTGCAGGTTCCGCTCTTTGTGAACGTCGGGGACCGAATCCGGGTGGACACCCGCTCCCGCGAGTACCTGACGAGGGTATAG
- a CDS encoding type II 3-dehydroquinate dehydratase — protein sequence MKIAVLNGVNLGALGTRRPEIYGTLTLGDITSGLASAFPTVEFDFRQTDHEGEMVGFVRAAASSDGLILNPGAWTHYAYALHDALEPLEIPKVEVHISNVHAREEWRRHSVVSPAVSAVVAGMGPYGYHAATGYILAREGT from the coding sequence ATGAAGATAGCGGTTCTAAACGGTGTGAACCTCGGGGCGCTCGGCACGCGCAGACCCGAGATCTACGGGACGCTGACGCTCGGGGATATAACGTCGGGTCTTGCATCGGCCTTTCCGACCGTGGAGTTCGACTTCCGCCAGACCGACCACGAAGGGGAGATGGTCGGGTTTGTCCGCGCCGCCGCCTCCTCCGATGGGCTTATCCTCAACCCCGGCGCGTGGACGCACTACGCCTACGCGCTGCACGACGCGCTGGAGCCGCTTGAAATCCCGAAGGTCGAGGTCCACATCTCCAACGTCCACGCAAGGGAGGAGTGGCGGCGGCACTCCGTCGTCTCGCCCGCCGTCAGCGCGGTCGTGGCGGGTATGGGGCCGTACGGGTATCACGCCGCGACCGGCTACATCCTTGCCCGGGAGGGGACCTGA
- a CDS encoding shikimate kinase has protein sequence MSDDGRHRARTVALIGYMGSGKSTVGRLLARDLDFCFVDLDEEVERAAGISIPQIFETRGEGGFRDLEHECLKRAVLRERAVVSCGGGTVTRPENLELLAKVPTVMIEEDLEVLFRRTRGAGRPLRGGGFDEFRARYAAREPLYRRAADLTVRPDGRGQAAVAGEISGWLKGVATEREARR, from the coding sequence TTGAGCGACGACGGACGACATCGCGCTCGAACGGTAGCCCTGATCGGCTACATGGGTTCGGGGAAGAGCACCGTCGGGCGGCTGCTCGCCCGCGACCTCGACTTCTGTTTCGTGGATCTCGACGAAGAGGTCGAACGGGCAGCCGGAATCTCCATACCGCAGATCTTTGAAACGCGGGGTGAGGGTGGCTTTCGCGACCTGGAACACGAGTGCCTGAAAAGGGCCGTCCTGCGCGAACGCGCCGTCGTATCGTGCGGCGGGGGGACGGTGACGAGGCCCGAGAACCTTGAACTCCTCGCGAAGGTCCCGACCGTTATGATCGAGGAAGACCTCGAGGTTCTTTTCCGGCGAACGAGGGGCGCGGGGCGTCCCCTTCGCGGCGGCGGCTTTGATGAGTTCCGCGCTCGCTACGCCGCAAGGGAACCTCTGTATCGCCGGGCCGCCGACCTCACCGTGCGCCCCGACGGACGCGGGCAGGCCGCCGTCGCAGGCGAGATATCCGGCTGGCTAAAGGGTGTCGCGACCGAAAGAGAAGCTCGGAGATGA
- the nusB gene encoding transcription antitermination factor NusB, translated as MSRRTGRKQAFQILYGSDVTRSGTAEAVKRWRSYRGDPDPYAVRLCYGIEKNAEEIDAVISKVAVGWPIGRMNAVDRTVLRIGVFEMSHAGDVPAHVAITEAVELAKGFSSDEAPTFVGGVLRGAESYLASEASESGGDKDPAEPPGKKVSHG; from the coding sequence TTGAGCCGCCGGACGGGCAGAAAACAGGCTTTCCAGATCCTCTACGGGAGCGACGTTACCAGGAGCGGGACCGCCGAGGCGGTCAAACGCTGGCGGTCCTACCGCGGCGACCCCGACCCGTACGCCGTCAGGCTCTGCTACGGCATCGAGAAAAACGCCGAAGAGATAGACGCGGTGATATCGAAGGTCGCGGTCGGCTGGCCGATAGGGCGCATGAACGCCGTTGACCGGACGGTGCTCCGCATCGGGGTCTTTGAGATGTCGCACGCCGGAGACGTACCGGCCCACGTCGCTATCACCGAGGCGGTCGAGCTCGCCAAGGGCTTCTCAAGCGACGAAGCCCCGACGTTTGTCGGTGGCGTTCTGCGCGGCGCGGAGTCCTACCTCGCCTCCGAAGCCTCCGAAAGCGGGGGCGATAAAGACCCGGCAGAGCCGCCCGGGAAAAAGGTTTCGCATGGCTGA
- a CDS encoding PilN domain-containing protein, producing MRRVNLLPREDRRQGLAGVPQELLGAFAIVGAAIIFVIAASSLFFLFRLNSIDNTIADLDSEIAAQTERVQELQPYAQLESEIASKQPVADGIVRTRFWWDEFLRQLRFVVPNTTSLQSLTAEAAPVDIDASVGQQLQPPGAVTFVGFAEADYTNVADFILQMDTLSFLANSGLEQAELDRTTFQEQAISFEVSSEMVTIVGDRDSELQVESNDNSAAEAQYQDEENAVGADTVGLEP from the coding sequence ATGAGGCGGGTAAACCTACTCCCTAGAGAGGACCGCCGTCAGGGACTCGCCGGTGTACCACAGGAACTGCTCGGCGCCTTCGCCATCGTCGGAGCGGCGATAATCTTCGTGATCGCCGCGTCGAGCCTCTTCTTCCTTTTTCGACTCAACTCAATAGACAACACCATCGCAGACCTCGACTCGGAGATCGCAGCCCAGACCGAACGTGTACAAGAGCTTCAGCCTTATGCTCAGCTTGAAAGTGAGATAGCGAGCAAGCAGCCGGTTGCGGACGGGATCGTTCGCACAAGGTTCTGGTGGGACGAGTTTCTGCGGCAGTTGCGTTTCGTTGTGCCGAACACCACTTCGCTTCAGAGCCTGACCGCCGAGGCGGCGCCCGTAGATATAGACGCAAGCGTCGGTCAGCAGCTCCAGCCGCCGGGAGCAGTTACGTTTGTGGGCTTCGCGGAGGCAGACTACACAAACGTGGCCGACTTTATCTTGCAGATGGACACCCTCAGCTTTCTTGCAAACTCCGGGCTCGAACAGGCCGAACTCGACCGCACCACCTTCCAGGAGCAGGCGATCAGCTTCGAAGTAAGCTCCGAGATGGTTACCATCGTCGGTGACCGGGACTCTGAACTGCAGGTTGAATCAAACGACAACTCCGCTGCTGAAGCTCAGTATCAGGATGAGGAAAACGCCGTCGGAGCCGACACCGTCGGGCTGGAGCCGTAG
- the aroC gene encoding chorismate synthase — protein sequence MKFSFSTSGESHGPGEVTLVHGVPAGLDLLAEDVNRDLARRQQGYGRGGRQKIETDKIEFLGGVRHGYTLGAPIAMLVRNKDYAKWEHKMNPAPVDDPPEDITLPRPGHADLAGMQKYATGDLRNILERSSARETVARVAAGGVARKLLSEFGIRVNSAVYRIGNVAMDKIEAARGVRISDESEVRCPDPETTERMKSEIDDARYARDALGGSFVVVAEGCPPGLGSYVDWRDKLDARLAAAVMSVNAIKGVEVGIGFDVARHRSSEVQDEILLGEDGALTRASNRLGGLEGGMTNGEPVVISAAMKPISTIAKQLRTVDLAKGEAAMGFKERADSCAVPAAAVIAEAMVAVVLAEAFLDKFGQDNLVDIRAAYDAYIERISKIASGSAV from the coding sequence ATGAAATTCTCATTCTCCACGTCCGGTGAATCGCACGGTCCGGGTGAGGTAACGCTGGTACATGGTGTTCCGGCCGGGCTGGACCTGCTCGCCGAGGACGTAAACCGCGACCTCGCCCGCCGTCAGCAGGGTTACGGGCGGGGCGGCAGGCAGAAGATAGAGACGGACAAGATTGAGTTCCTCGGCGGCGTCCGGCACGGCTACACGCTCGGCGCGCCGATAGCGATGCTCGTCAGGAACAAGGACTACGCAAAGTGGGAGCACAAGATGAACCCCGCTCCGGTGGACGACCCGCCGGAGGACATCACCCTCCCGAGGCCCGGTCACGCCGACCTCGCCGGGATGCAGAAGTACGCGACCGGGGACCTGAGAAACATCCTTGAGCGTTCAAGCGCAAGGGAGACCGTCGCCCGCGTCGCCGCCGGGGGGGTCGCAAGAAAGCTGCTCTCCGAGTTCGGGATCAGGGTAAACAGCGCGGTCTACCGCATCGGAAACGTCGCGATGGACAAGATAGAGGCCGCCCGGGGCGTCAGGATCTCCGACGAATCCGAGGTGCGCTGCCCCGACCCGGAGACGACCGAGCGGATGAAGTCCGAGATAGACGACGCCCGCTACGCCCGGGACGCGCTCGGGGGATCTTTCGTCGTGGTGGCCGAGGGTTGCCCGCCCGGGCTCGGCTCCTACGTTGACTGGCGCGACAAGCTCGACGCGCGTCTCGCCGCAGCCGTCATGTCCGTGAACGCCATAAAAGGCGTCGAGGTCGGCATCGGTTTCGACGTGGCCCGGCACCGGTCCAGCGAGGTGCAGGACGAAATACTCCTTGGCGAAGACGGCGCGCTCACCCGCGCCTCGAACCGCCTCGGCGGCCTCGAAGGCGGCATGACCAACGGCGAGCCCGTCGTGATCTCGGCGGCGATGAAGCCGATCTCGACGATAGCCAAACAGCTTCGCACCGTTGACCTCGCCAAGGGTGAGGCCGCGATGGGCTTCAAGGAGCGCGCCGACTCGTGCGCCGTACCCGCCGCCGCCGTTATAGCCGAGGCGATGGTCGCGGTCGTGCTGGCCGAGGCGTTTCTGGACAAGTTCGGTCAGGACAACCTCGTGGACATCCGGGCCGCCTACGACGCCTACATCGAGCGCATCTCGAAGATAGCCAGCGGCTCCGCCGTCTGA
- the aroB gene encoding 3-dehydroquinate synthase yields the protein MNTVTVDLTPSYPVVIGAEIPIGEVLAAHVSPGPCVIVTDSNVGPLHLADACGSLESAGWEVLDNLQFIAGEESKSLKVYSELLGRVARTGLGRDGTIFALGGGVVGDLVGFVAASYMRGVRLVMLPTTLLSMVDSSVGGKVGLDLPEGKNLVGAFHQPEAVVADIARLETLPEREISNGLAELVKMGLLAGGEYFRDLDAISAARSGDSGPLVKLIEHAVRYKASVVERDEREGGLRSVLNYGHTIGHGLEAASGYRLSHGEAISLGMVCAAKIGAKHTGFDLMERQRELLLACGLPVTQTGFDAGAVLAAMSRDKKRAAEDGARMHRFVLLEEIGRPVWGVSVSEPEVIEALETLKGAG from the coding sequence ATGAACACCGTCACCGTAGACCTCACGCCGTCTTATCCGGTCGTGATCGGGGCCGAAATCCCGATCGGGGAGGTTTTGGCGGCGCACGTGTCGCCCGGCCCGTGCGTTATCGTAACCGACTCGAACGTCGGGCCTTTGCACCTCGCGGACGCGTGCGGAAGCCTCGAAAGCGCGGGCTGGGAGGTGCTCGACAACCTGCAGTTTATCGCGGGTGAGGAGTCCAAGTCGCTCAAGGTCTACTCGGAGCTTCTGGGTCGCGTGGCCCGCACCGGCCTCGGGCGGGACGGGACGATCTTCGCGCTCGGCGGCGGGGTCGTCGGGGACCTCGTCGGCTTCGTTGCGGCGAGCTACATGCGTGGCGTGAGGCTCGTGATGCTCCCGACGACGCTTCTCTCTATGGTGGACAGCTCCGTCGGGGGGAAGGTCGGACTGGATCTCCCCGAAGGCAAGAACCTTGTCGGGGCGTTTCACCAGCCGGAGGCCGTCGTCGCGGACATCGCCCGGCTCGAGACCCTTCCGGAGCGGGAGATCTCCAACGGTCTTGCGGAGCTCGTCAAGATGGGACTTCTCGCCGGCGGGGAATACTTCAGGGACCTCGATGCGATCTCCGCTGCCAGATCCGGCGATTCGGGTCCCCTCGTGAAGCTTATAGAGCACGCGGTCCGCTACAAGGCGAGCGTCGTGGAGCGCGACGAGCGCGAGGGCGGGCTGAGATCCGTGCTGAACTACGGTCACACCATCGGACACGGGCTGGAGGCCGCCTCCGGGTACAGGCTTTCGCACGGCGAGGCGATCTCGCTCGGCATGGTCTGCGCCGCGAAGATCGGAGCGAAACACACCGGCTTCGACCTCATGGAACGCCAGCGCGAGCTGCTTCTGGCCTGCGGGCTTCCGGTAACGCAGACGGGTTTCGATGCGGGGGCGGTACTCGCCGCCATGAGCCGGGACAAGAAACGCGCCGCAGAAGACGGCGCGAGGATGCACCGCTTTGTCCTGCTGGAAGAGATCGGACGCCCGGTCTGGGGGGTATCGGTCTCCGAGCCGGAGGTCATCGAGGCGCTGGAAACGCTGAAAGGGGCGGGATGA
- the pilM gene encoding type IV pilus assembly protein PilM, with product MDIDREAIKAVQLVRGEDGYTLQHVGYHRLPEGVIVDGEVADSELLSREIRKFWELHEFRGRSVVLGVAGNNVIVRFVDFPRLSPEDLESALGFQAEEHIPMPMEDVILDHVVLGPSTENPDDDHVILVAAHREMISSYTGAVREGGLKPVGIDVKALSLTRSALPEDLFDDEDTTLLLDVGTEFSNLVVVQGRTPTHSQFLNLGLRNFVASVTRSADLSQDEAERLALEPEANISPFTSESGLSEDPGDDEPGSTTYEITEPLYIPKFEEATEGGEATGGEQDDAEKEAGEPREGTAPEPEGGGSGGGLDPALVYDIRRGLEDAASRLAAEVQRSVEFHNSRPSAREVSRILVSGEGALVAGLGGYLEDYLGVPAGLAKPTGRLVANTSNVSDEQLAQMEPVLAVALGLAMEE from the coding sequence ATGGATATCGACCGGGAGGCGATAAAGGCCGTCCAGCTTGTGCGGGGCGAGGACGGATACACGCTTCAGCACGTCGGTTACCACCGCTTGCCCGAGGGCGTGATAGTGGATGGAGAGGTCGCCGACTCGGAGCTGCTTTCGCGGGAGATCCGCAAGTTCTGGGAGCTGCACGAGTTCCGGGGTCGCTCGGTCGTGCTGGGGGTCGCTGGAAACAACGTGATCGTCCGCTTCGTAGACTTCCCGCGTCTGAGCCCCGAGGACCTTGAAAGCGCGCTCGGCTTCCAGGCCGAGGAACACATTCCCATGCCGATGGAGGACGTTATCCTTGACCACGTCGTGCTCGGGCCTTCGACGGAGAACCCCGACGATGACCACGTCATACTCGTCGCCGCACACCGGGAGATGATCTCAAGCTACACCGGGGCCGTTCGTGAGGGGGGCCTCAAGCCGGTGGGCATCGACGTAAAAGCTCTCTCGCTTACAAGGTCCGCCCTCCCCGAAGACCTTTTCGACGACGAAGACACCACCCTTCTGCTCGATGTCGGTACCGAGTTCTCGAACCTCGTCGTTGTTCAGGGGCGAACCCCGACCCACTCCCAGTTCCTGAACCTCGGACTCAGGAACTTCGTCGCTTCCGTAACCCGGAGCGCGGACCTTTCGCAGGACGAAGCAGAGCGTCTGGCCCTTGAACCCGAAGCGAATATCTCACCGTTTACCTCAGAATCAGGTTTATCCGAAGACCCCGGCGACGATGAACCCGGGAGTACGACTTACGAGATAACGGAACCCCTTTACATCCCGAAATTCGAGGAGGCAACCGAAGGGGGCGAGGCGACCGGCGGGGAACAGGATGACGCGGAGAAGGAGGCCGGAGAACCGCGTGAGGGGACAGCGCCGGAGCCCGAGGGTGGAGGGTCCGGCGGGGGGCTGGACCCCGCGCTCGTGTACGATATCCGGCGCGGGCTGGAGGACGCGGCCTCGCGGCTGGCGGCCGAGGTGCAGCGTTCGGTCGAGTTCCACAACTCCCGGCCCTCCGCCAGAGAGGTGTCGAGGATCCTTGTCTCCGGTGAGGGCGCGCTCGTCGCCGGGCTCGGCGGTTATCTGGAGGATTACCTCGGGGTTCCGGCTGGTCTTGCAAAACCGACCGGGAGGCTCGTTGCGAACACCTCAAACGTCTCGGACGAACAGCTTGCGCAGATGGAGCCGGTGCTCGCCGTTGCGCTCGGGCTGGCGATGGAAGAATGA
- a CDS encoding DapH/DapD/GlmU-related protein, producing MEINSPRVDTFDPQPEVEEQRVGMEEEMRVVIVGAGGYGRLALDVLIASGLENQVIGFYDDACATLPPKVRGVPVVGDVAMLKSMLSIESAFVVVAITDGTARLKIANSIRALGGEFFKAAHPIAYISEAAEVGDGSILAAGAVVHPDASIGSHSFIGPGAVIDRDAQVGAGVWVSAGAVVGAGAVVGAKVVLGNNASIERKASVEDGAVVESNSCVKRADAR from the coding sequence GTGGAGATCAACAGCCCCAGAGTTGATACGTTCGACCCGCAGCCGGAGGTCGAAGAGCAGCGGGTCGGCATGGAAGAAGAGATGAGGGTCGTTATCGTTGGAGCGGGCGGTTACGGTCGTCTTGCGCTGGATGTTCTTATCGCAAGCGGCCTCGAAAACCAGGTGATCGGCTTCTACGACGATGCCTGCGCGACGCTCCCGCCGAAGGTCCGGGGTGTCCCGGTTGTCGGGGACGTGGCGATGCTTAAAAGCATGCTCTCCATCGAGAGTGCCTTTGTGGTGGTGGCGATAACGGACGGAACGGCGCGACTGAAGATCGCGAACTCCATCCGGGCCCTCGGCGGGGAGTTTTTCAAGGCGGCGCATCCTATTGCCTATATCTCGGAGGCTGCTGAGGTAGGCGACGGGAGCATACTCGCGGCCGGGGCGGTGGTTCATCCGGATGCTTCTATAGGGAGCCACAGCTTTATCGGCCCCGGGGCGGTGATAGACCGGGACGCTCAGGTCGGGGCGGGGGTCTGGGTCTCCGCCGGGGCGGTCGTCGGGGCCGGGGCGGTTGTCGGGGCGAAGGTCGTTCTCGGGAACAACGCCAGCATCGAGCGCAAGGCGAGCGTCGAGGACGGAGCGGTAGTCGAATCCAACTCCTGCGTGAAGCGGGCCGACGCGAGATGA
- the def gene encoding peptide deformylase produces MALEIRRFGDPVLKSRASEVRTFDESLEKLAEEMFETMEEHEGIGLAGNQVGRLQRILVAEYEEERLVLVNPEISSASGEETSPEGCLSIPGVQVDVDRSTKVTVRAQDLDGEVFEIEAEGLLARIFQHEIDHLDGVLILDRTDRESRRTAMREMRERLLNRS; encoded by the coding sequence ATGGCACTCGAGATCAGGCGTTTTGGAGACCCGGTACTCAAGTCGCGGGCTTCGGAGGTTCGTACTTTCGACGAATCGCTCGAGAAGCTCGCCGAGGAGATGTTCGAGACGATGGAGGAACACGAGGGCATCGGCCTCGCCGGCAACCAGGTCGGTCGGCTGCAGCGCATCCTTGTCGCCGAGTACGAAGAGGAGCGGCTCGTCCTTGTGAACCCCGAGATCTCCTCGGCCTCCGGAGAAGAGACTTCCCCCGAAGGTTGTCTCTCGATCCCCGGCGTGCAGGTTGACGTTGACCGTTCGACGAAGGTAACCGTCCGGGCGCAGGACCTCGACGGTGAGGTGTTCGAGATCGAAGCCGAAGGTCTTCTGGCGAGGATCTTCCAGCACGAGATAGACCACCTCGACGGTGTTCTTATCCTTGACCGGACCGACCGGGAGTCGCGGCGCACCGCGATGCGCGAGATGCGCGAGCGCCTCCTGAACCGCTCCTGA
- a CDS encoding polyprenyl synthetase family protein: protein MAEAGAGRWESHRIIFEEYLAGLSFTAEPELSVLQEAMRYSLLAGGKRVRPTLCMEAALVFGAEPEVALPSAAAIELIHTYSLIHDDLPAMDDDDFRRGRPTLHKKYGEAMAILAGDAFFGEALTLITVHQKGRPEQVLEVVQELADSTGVEGMVGGQVIDMAQTGAGSDADPRTLRMIHEFKTGALIKSSARIGAIVAGAPESGKDAISDYAAELGLCFQIVDDVLNATATTEELGKSAGSDEEQGKATFVGVYGLEGARREADESVGRALGALSKIDGDTSGLEQLALFVRHRGS from the coding sequence ATGGCTGAGGCAGGCGCGGGACGCTGGGAGTCGCACCGGATCATCTTCGAGGAGTACCTCGCGGGCCTGAGCTTCACCGCCGAGCCGGAACTCTCGGTGCTTCAGGAGGCGATGCGCTACTCGCTGCTGGCGGGCGGCAAGCGGGTCAGGCCGACGCTCTGCATGGAGGCCGCGCTTGTTTTCGGGGCTGAGCCGGAGGTCGCCCTGCCCTCGGCGGCGGCGATAGAACTCATCCACACGTATTCCCTGATCCACGACGACCTCCCGGCGATGGACGACGACGATTTCCGGCGCGGTCGTCCGACGCTCCACAAAAAGTACGGCGAGGCGATGGCGATACTCGCCGGGGACGCTTTCTTCGGTGAGGCTCTGACGCTTATCACGGTGCATCAGAAGGGCCGGCCGGAGCAGGTCCTGGAGGTCGTGCAGGAGCTCGCCGACTCGACCGGGGTCGAGGGGATGGTCGGTGGGCAGGTTATAGACATGGCCCAGACCGGGGCGGGGTCCGACGCCGACCCGAGAACGCTGCGTATGATCCACGAGTTCAAGACCGGCGCGCTGATCAAATCCTCCGCCCGGATCGGGGCGATAGTCGCCGGGGCGCCAGAAAGCGGGAAGGACGCCATAAGCGACTACGCGGCGGAGCTCGGACTCTGTTTTCAGATAGTGGACGATGTTCTGAACGCGACCGCGACGACGGAGGAACTCGGCAAGAGCGCCGGGAGCGACGAGGAGCAGGGCAAGGCGACGTTTGTCGGGGTCTACGGCCTCGAAGGGGCGCGCCGGGAGGCCGACGAGTCGGTCGGACGCGCCCTCGGCGCGCTCTCGAAGATAGACGGCGACACCTCGGGGCTTGAGCAGCTCGCCCTTTTTGTCCGCCACCGGGGGAGCTGA
- the fmt gene encoding methionyl-tRNA formyltransferase, whose translation MLRVAFAGTPDFAAEILRAMNASEHEIGLVVSQPDRRRGRGRKLVPTPVADFAREHDLPLLQPERISEANGRIRENDVLVVAAYGQILRRPTLEAARLGAYNVHASVLPKYRGAAPVERAIITGETETGISIMKMDEGLDTGPVARVVRTDIHPETTGGELTERLAALGGEAMVEVLSELEAGSITLREQDSFEATYASKVSGEDQRIDWNATAREVSDVVRALSPRIGARTGVAGRDETLKLWRVRPLDAGSGGGEAGRTTVEEGRILVWCGAGRVEVLELQAPGARRMSAAEFLRGNDISGILLR comes from the coding sequence GTGCTGAGGGTTGCCTTTGCCGGGACGCCGGACTTCGCCGCCGAAATCCTCCGCGCCATGAACGCCTCCGAACACGAAATCGGGCTTGTGGTCTCCCAGCCCGACCGCAGAAGAGGCCGGGGCCGGAAGCTCGTCCCCACCCCGGTCGCCGACTTCGCCCGCGAACACGACCTGCCCCTGCTTCAGCCGGAGAGAATCTCCGAGGCGAACGGACGCATCCGGGAGAACGACGTGCTCGTCGTAGCCGCCTACGGTCAAATCCTTCGCAGGCCGACCCTCGAGGCCGCCCGGCTCGGGGCCTACAACGTCCACGCCTCCGTACTGCCGAAATACCGGGGGGCCGCCCCCGTGGAACGCGCCATCATAACCGGGGAGACGGAGACCGGCATCTCCATCATGAAGATGGATGAAGGACTCGATACCGGGCCCGTCGCCCGCGTGGTCCGCACGGATATCCACCCGGAAACAACCGGCGGAGAACTTACCGAACGACTTGCCGCTCTCGGGGGTGAAGCTATGGTGGAGGTTCTGTCGGAGCTGGAGGCCGGAAGCATAACCCTCAGAGAACAGGACAGTTTCGAGGCAACGTATGCATCTAAGGTTTCGGGTGAGGATCAGCGTATAGACTGGAATGCGACGGCGCGGGAGGTGAGCGACGTGGTGCGCGCGCTCTCACCGCGCATCGGGGCGAGGACCGGAGTTGCGGGTCGGGACGAAACGTTGAAGCTGTGGCGGGTCAGGCCGCTCGATGCCGGTTCCGGAGGCGGGGAGGCCGGACGGACCACGGTGGAGGAGGGTCGTATCCTTGTCTGGTGCGGGGCCGGACGGGTGGAGGTGCTTGAGTTGCAGGCGCCGGGCGCTCGCAGGATGTCTGCTGCGGAGTTCTTGCGGGGCAACGATATTTCAGGCATCTTACTGCGGTAG